ccgATCCAAATTTAAGTGACAGACGTTGAACACGCGCCCCTAGCCAAAAGATATGCTAGCTTGCCCGGTTGCCCTCGAGTTTTGGCAGTTGCCGATTCATCTTCACACAATCACGACTCGCGTTCGAAGCCGACAAAGCAGTAGCAGTGGTAAGCGATGACAACAGGTGGCAGGCAATGATCACGAGGCCACGCGACAACAAGTGGCAGAACCTAAAAAGGCAGGCGACGTGATATAAAGATCACTTGAAATCATATCTTCTGCACAGCGCCCCACTTTATGCAGACACGGCGCTGGGAGGAGGGCTAGAAACTAAAGAAGCTTGGGTCGGTCCTTTCACCGCCGGCCCATTTCTAAATGCAGCGGTGTGAAACACTTCTCACTGTCGGCCTGTAACAGGAGCTGATGGTGAAAATGGATTACATTTTCACCACTGGCCTGTTGCTAGGGCCGGCGGTGACAATGGTTTGCACAGTAGGTTTTGTAGTGCACTACGGCCACCTACTTTAGGGTCCATGGTGAAAATACAGGTGGTAAAAATAGTTTCTGAAGTAGTGAGTCTGGGCGGATGAATTAATCTTCGGACAATTAACATCTATATAAAGTGGCCCTACGTACCTACAGATCCCCCACCACAATAGCGAACGGCAGCAGTAGCACCGAACCATGGCGCTCGCAAGCCAGGCCTTGCTTGAGGCGCAGCTTGACCTCTGGCAAAACACATTTGCCTATGTCAAGTCCATGGCCCTCAAATCTGCCATAGATCTCTGCATCCCCGAGACCATCCAACACCATGGAGGCAGCGCCACCCTCTCCCAAATAGCCACCAGAGCTATGCTCCCTCCGGCCAAGATCCCCTGCTTGAGCCGCCTCATGCGCGTGCTCACGGCCACTGGTGTCTTCAATGCCCAAAAGACACGATCGGGCATTAGCAGCTGCGAGCAGCTCCTGTACTCGCTCACACCGATGTCCCGCCTCCTTGTCGGCTCACGGAACCAGGTCCCCATCATCACCGCATCACTCCAATCAACCGTCGTCTCCTCCTTGTTTGAGCTTGGTGGGTGGCTCCGGCACGAGCTGCCCGAACCATGCATGTTCCAGCTGAGGAACGATCACACAATTTGGGAGCTAACCGACACTGACCCAGCGTCCAACGCGCTCTTCAACAACGCGATGGACTCAGACACCAAATTCATCAAGGACATTGTTGTCAATGAATTCGGGGAGGTATTCCACGGGGTAGACTCAATGATCGACGTCGCTGGGGGACATGGCGCTGCGGCACATGCCATCGTGAAGGCATTCCCGCATCTGAAATGCGGTGTGCTAGACCTTGGCCATGTTGTTGCAGATGCTCCCAACGACAACAACGTGCACTATATCGCTGGCAACATGTTTGAGACTGTGCCACCAGCGAGCATGATATTTCTCAAGGTATGTGGTCGTTTAGCATGTTGTCTTATTATTTATCTTGAATATGTATTAATTCAAGCTCTATTTTTTAAGCACCAATAACTAATTAATCTCCCATTAGTGTAATTGAGGATATGTCGTAAAGCCACCAGTCTATCTCTCGTCCCCTCTCGTTTCCAACCTAGGTGTTGATCAGGTTGGCGCACTACTGCAGAACAGGATTTTGATACAGGCTATTTGTCCCGGCTGACGTTGTGCCCGGCACCAAATGGGGCTTTTGTCCCAAGTCCAATGGCCTGgcagtccaatcgggacaaattagcttttctgtagtagtggcgaAATCAAGGTGGAATCCATCATGGATGGGATAGCGGATCCGCTGGTGAGGCGCAAATATAGGGCACATGGTGGCTCTTTGTGGCTGGTTTTTGGCAAAAGCAGAATCACAAGAAAGCATAGAACTATAGAAGCTATCTCAATTTTTGATTTCTCAAACACGCCCTGTAACCAACCAAACGCAGCTCGTACACATGTGCCTATTGGAttgatctctttcctaatagacccaacggtctattaggcccttgatttgcgccctgatcgggggcgcccaacccttaatggttggtgggcccccgctgcacagcgctAGAATAAAAGGGGTGAAGGGGCCGGGGCACGCTTAACGAAGTTCGTCGCGCCGCCAGTACCCTCTCCCACAtactaaaccctagccgatctagaggggcgctggagcagcgggaatCCCCACCACTGCCATCGACGCTGGTTCATCGGCATCGCCGTCACCGTTCTCGACTTCGACGCCACGTCCACGACGCCTCTGCACtgctcgtcgccgcctttgagcggatctccatcaacgaacctGTGATGGCCGGGCCAAGTTCTTCTACAGGCACCGAAGGTCCTCAATctcgctcctctctctcttttctctgtgTTATTGTTGTAGATCTAGGACTTCATTGTACTCAGATTAAGGAAAGAAGACAAATCCTGCTCGATCCGTACACTGTGTGATCCTAGAATTGTAACAATAGTATCAGTCGCCTACACACATGTAGATCGAGGTCAGGAAAGATAGTTTCGAGTGCGAATCGAAACAACAGTCAAAGAAAAGCAACTCGATCTCGGATCGAAAAGTTTCAAACCCTATCATTCGAACTCGAATCGATAGAATCAAAGCAAGAACAGATCGAATCGATGGCAAGTCGAACTCAACagtcaaaccctaaccctagagatCAAAGGGCGCGAGAGCTACCTGGTTCGCGCGCCACTGCCGTCGCCGGTGCGTGTGACGcgcttgcgccgccgctcgccggactTCGCGGCACAGTGGAGCCACCTGCTCGCTGCTCCGGGACGCCGGGGTCGCGTGTGCGGGGCTCGAAAGCGTGGCTCCATCCACGgccggctcgacggcggcgcgctcaccctctggcgagcgcgcgcgccggcgagcaagcCGCGACGGCGCCGTCCCGCCCGCTCCGCCCAGCCATCATGGCCAGTGGTCGTCGCCGCTGCGTAGtgtggagagagaagggggaggaaAGAATGAACTAGGGTTtgggccgcggcgacggcgacgcggttTTGATCTGGCGAAAACCGCGGACGACCGTCCGATCGTGATCAACGGCCGCGAGATCGTCTCTCCTCCTGGACTAGCAGACGGCCCATGCGGGCGGGGGAGGGGATGCCGCGGCGGGCCGATTCGGCGGCCCGGCCGTTGGCTGTCGGGCCTCGGGCCCAAGGAAAGGTGGCCGAGTAGGCCGCGGGCCGGTTTTGCTTCTGGGCCGCCTGAACAGTGCCTAGTTttattgttttttctatttttccagaagcaatttcaatagttttttgaatggttttgattatagtttgatctctattcaattttgcaccaacgtgtttattgtttagagataaaagtttATAGTTTTGCTTCTGGAAATAGAAATTCCTACATGTTTCCGCAGCTAAGTTTATATAGTTGCTTTTATACTTTAATTCGAACTaacgagacaattaaagttTAAGAGCATGATTGAAAGGTTAATTTTGaggattatggtattgttaattttctgaccaatgttgttaattacaatactgtaatttcatagtttttgtgcatttatttctttttctgcccaacggtgatataaatttaattgcataaacagttgtatgttctattttgaccaatgttggaattttacatgcaattgttgttattatgttctcactattttttttgaaattttcagcggggatgaacttgatgggattcatcagtcacatcccgactctaaaaggagacaactatggcgaatggatcaagaaggttgatcttgctttcgtctgtggagaggtggatgagatgatcaccactccaaagcccactgaggcaccggctccagtgagagggGAATCTGACACTGATACTGAGTGGCAGGAAAAGCAAAGGGACTGTGCTCCCATAAAGATGGCATATGATCTCCAAAAGATAAAGTGGAGTAatgccaacaagaaatgtgtggcagtgataaagaacacaattgatcctaacattctgggttcaattggagagtgtgattTAGCTGCAGAGTAccttgaaaagataaagaaccagtttactggttcttcaaagacaTATGCCACACAGATCATAGAACAGTTGGTGATAAAGAGGTACTATGGCAATGCTGGTACtataagagatcatatcatggggatgtgcgccttgaactccaagctcaaaccaatgaacttggatctcaaggaagagtttatggtgcacctggtgttcgcctctctgccaaaagagtttgcaacattcgttgtaaactataactcacagccagagaagtggaacatggaaaaggcaatcgccatgtgtgcacaagaggaagatagactcaagaaacagaatggtgggtctgtcaattttgtgcataataacaagaaaaggcctttccatgctgcttcttcctctaaagctaaagacaaagcccctatgccacaaaagtatcagcaacagcgtcagcaacagcgcactccagcacaagatgagtgcttccactgctttgacaaggggcatcataaagcagattgtcccgcttatttaaagatgataatggcaaagaatggtgagaatgtaatttcatttgttaatgaatccctgtatttaaagttttctaaatctacttggtggattgattctggtgcaactgtgcatgttaCAAATTCTTTATAgggattccgttcgacaaggactacgcaaagaagcgaaagatacattaaagtcgcgaacggagtacaagcagatgttgaagttgttggcgatgtctccatcgagctagttaatggtaacatgcttgtattaaaagatgttttatttgttctttcgcttcaaagaaacttgataagtgtatcacgcttagacacagatggttttggttgtcattttgcgaatggcaaatgtgaactatgatttgataataattgtattggtgatgctgtcctttacaatgatctttatttattatctatgcgtgataaagtgcattctgtatgtaatgtgaatgtgaatgaatccttgtcagagaaagaaacaaagaaaagaaagagaactcaagatacttcatcgaaattatggcactgttgtttaggccatatttcgagggggagaattgaaagattagtgaagagtgaaattcttccacagttagagttctctgatcttgaacaatgcgtcgaatgcattaaaggaaaatttgtaaagcaaattaaaaagggtgccaaacgaagtgcaggaacattagaaataattcacactgatatatgtggaccgtttcctatgaaaagtgtggatggctatgattcgttcataacattcacagacgattactcctgctatggttacatttatccaattaaagaaagatctgaagcattggataaatttaaaatattcaaagctgaagttgaaaatcagcttgacaaaagaattaaaatagtaagatcagaccgtggaggggagtactacggtcgacataccccttatggacaagttcctagaccttttgcgaggtttttacaggaaaatggtatagttgcccaatactctacaccgagggagcctcagcaaaatggagtagctgaaaaGCGCAATCGTACactaatggatatggtgcgcagtatgatgagttattccacattgccattgagtctgtggatggaggcgttaaaaaccgccatccatattctcaacagagtgccaagcaaatcggtgcccaaaacgccgtatgagctatggataggaagagaaccctcactgactcacctacgagtctgggggagcccagctgaggctaaagtgtttaatccaaatattgaaaaactggatcccaaaactgtaagctgccattttataggctatcctgaaaagtcgaaaggttttcgtttctactgcccagacaaacatacaaagtttgtagaaacaagacatgctgtctttctagaaagtgaaatgatcagggggagcatggtacctagagaaatagaccttgaggagaagcgggtgtatgtgcctactcctatgattcaagagccatttttctcactacctgttgatgctgcaccaaaagttTCTGAAATAGTGACGCCAgtaccttcttcggttgttgctgcgccaacTATTCCAGTTATTATGGTGTCAACACCTGTCGCAACTCTACCCATACTAACAgtgagcgaaggtttggaacctgtcatccaggaaccgcctgaacccgcggttggacatgaggaggaggagctacagccccctatggaaaatgtgccagaagttgaggcacaaaatgtgccacaagaagtggcccttagaaggtcacaaagagaaagaaggtcggctATTTCTAGTGATTATGAAGTTTATAATGCAGAAGAGgttcatatggagggtgatcccacttcatatgaagaagccatgagaagtattcactcatctaaatggctggaagctatgaagggtgagatgaaatcaatgagttccaatggtgtttgggacttagaggaaatttctaaaggagccaaaacagtaggctgtaaatgggtttacaagataaaacatgactccaaagggaatatagaaaggttcaaagcatgactcgtggcaaaagactttacgcaaagagaagggatagactataacgaaaccttttctccggtttcgtgtaaagattccttcagaattataatggcattggtggcacattatgacttagagttacatcagatggatgtaaagacggcattccttaacggggatttgtatgaagatgtttacatggcacaaccaaaaggttttgtcgtgaaaggaaaagaacatatggggtgtcgcttaaagaaatccatttatggattaaagcaagcctctaggcagtggtatttaaagtttgatgaaaccataagaaaatttgggtttaaagaaaatgaggaggacaattgcatttatgcaaagttcagaagtggaaaatttatttttctgatcctatatgtggatgacattctacttgctagtagtgatgttggtctgctactggagacaaagaaattcttgtcctcaaactttgatatgaaagatctcggtgaagcttcatttgttttgggaattgaaattcaccaagatagaacaaagggggtattaggactgtcacaaaaggcatacttagaaaaagttctaaagaaatacagtatgcatatgtgcaagccttcacctgctcctatagtcaagggcgatagatttggaaaatttcaatgtcctaggaaccagtatgagatcgatcaaatgaaagcggtttcatatgcttcagctgtcggaagcctgcagtatgctcaagtttgtacacgccctgacttatcatttgttaccgggatacatggcagatatcaaagtaatccaggacaTGCACACTGGATCATGGTTAAGAAAACattacgttatgtgcaaggcacaaaaggcctcatgctaacatacagaaaatctgattccctagagatagaagggtactcagatgcggattttgcgggggacattgatgaccgaaagtccacatccggttatgtgttcacactcaCAGGaggagctatatcgtggaaaagctccaaacaaagcgtcactgcatcatcgtcgatgtacgctgaatttgtggcatgttatgaggcctcggggcaggttgaatggttaaagaaattcatacccggtttaagagtggtagacagcattcaaagactactcagaatgtactgcaacaatgaaccagcagtgttttatgctcacaacaataagtcaagtggtgctgccaaatacattgacataaagttttatgttgtgaaggagaaaatccagaatcactctattacactcgagcatataagtacaaagaaaatgcttgcggatccgctcactaaaggcttaccacccaatgtgttcatggaacacatagccggcatgggtttgagggaaagcctgtgatttctggaaaacaaaagggcccaaaagataaagaatttgtttcaaaaacagtgatgtgtgtggtagctgttgagtctatcGGCCTTGGACCGTGATGATAAAGCATGCTCTATTCActaatctgtgatggaacaactaaaggtaaagtttcaggtaaaagtataaagttaaagtacaaagtgagatcaagtgggagaatgttggattgatctctttcctaatagacccaacggtctattagtcccttgatttgcgccctgatcgggggcgcccaacccttaatagttggtgggcccccgctgcacagcgctAAAATAAAAGGAGTGAAGGGGCCGGGGCACGCTTAACGAAGTTCGTCGCGCCGCCAGTACCCTCTCCCTCAtactaaaccctagccgatctagagggGCGTTGGAGCAGCGGGAATCCCCACCACTGCCATCGACGCTGGTTCATCGGCGTCGCCATCACCGTTCTCGACTCCGACGCCACGTCCACGACGCCTCTGCACtgctcgtcgccgcctttgagcggatctccatcaacgaacctGTGATGGCCGGGCCAAGTTCTTCTGCAGGCACCGAAGGTCCTCAATctcgctcctctctctcttttctctgtgTTATTGTTGTAGATCTAGGACTTCATTGTACTCAGATTAAGGAAAGAAGAGAAATCCTACTCGATCCGTACACTGTATGATCCTAGAATTGTAACAGTGCCTGGGCAGGCCAGAACAGTACCGGATTTCCGGTAGTGGAAGCTGCTAAATAACATGCAGCTTAGAGAGGCCGGTGGCCGGACAAATGCTCACAGAGGCCGGTGGCCGGACAAATGCTCAGGTAAAACTTACCCATCCGGACTCGTGCCAACCAATCCAGCAGCCCATCCGGACTCCGGAGTGCCAACCAAACCAGCAGCCCATATATAGTTTCTCTATCCTTTGTAAACATTAAGCTAAGATGGCGCGAAAGGGATTGTAACCTAGTGGTTATAAGACCCACGGTAGCATAtgaggtcctgagttcgactccccTTTGGAGCAAATATTCTGGTATTTAATGGCGTTGTGCATTAACTGGTAGGCGATGTTCCCGTCGACAGCAAggcgcctgtggtgacttcgtcaatctcgaggatttgccagCTCGGTCTTCGAAGTGTGTGAGTTGTAccgtgtaatctcaaaaaaaaattaaactaaGATGGCGCCAGCAGCAAGTAAATTTTGACCTGATATCAGCGTTTCAGACCAGTCAGCTCGGTCTGGGTCTATTTTCACTTTTGAAATGCTTCTAAATATTAATATGATAAATATGTTCCTTTTCAATTTTTAGCTTATCTCCACTTAAAACATAATTTTTATAAGAtaatatgatttttttatttttatcataGTCGGTCTTGCATGACTGGAGCGACCAAGAATGTGTCAAGATATTGAAGAACTGCAAAGAGGCTATTCCTCCAAGAGACGGAGGAAAGGTGGTAATCATAGATATTGTGATTGGCGCTGGGCAATCTGACAAGCAGAGAGAGATGCAGGTCGTCTTTGATCTATTCATCATGTCTATCAACGGCATTGAGAGAGATGAGAACCAGTGGAAAAAGATCTTCTTCGAAGCAGAATTCCACGACTACAAGATAACACCAGTTCTGGGCTTTCGGTCAGTCATCGAGCTCTACCCATGATGACGTCCATTCAATATATCAGCATCTTCTCCAATATATACCATGCATGGTGAACCAGATCAGAGCTTATGTGGTTGTGCATTAGCCGTGCGAAATAAGTTTGCGTGTTCGCAGATAGTGTGGTTGTCGCTACCAATATCGCGTATGGCTTCGTGCATGATATACAGCCATGCATATGTTATACTCCCTTCCACGCAACCACATAATTGGAGTAGcttatgtgtgtatgtatttcCCTTCAATTATGAAACAGCGACAGCGTGCCTACCACGCACATTACATGGAATGCGGTATCTGCCAGATTTAACAGATGAGATTAGAGCATTTCCAGTAATAACCCCTACTTCATACCCCTTACATTCATATGATATCACTACATTCatatgagaagggccaaaggaaccggtttcccaaccggtgccccgcaaccgcgaccaatggTCTCGCCTTAAGACACTGGGTTTTTTAACAGGTGCCTTAGGCTTCTATTGGTACCAGTTTGAAAGACCAActggtaccaaagaggctgggTGGCAgctcctttggtaccggttggtctttccaaccggtaccaatgaccttttcctttttttcccaaatccagttttgtttgttatatttattactgtttattcttttataattgctaaacgcactcaagctctacagtattatacgttcattggtcgttcgtgttcgttttcagagaatatttgaaactaactaaaagtgaaatgcgagcatataattaagctaattagatgaactaatatatttacaaatttacaaacatcaagacataatgtttaaaaatatttacaaatgtacaagtcatatttgtagtccaactactggtcccctcaggaggtcgatggaagtcctctatggatgtgaccgtcgtggtagaactcgcctcttggatccaagatctcgttcaaaatgaatccggcgagctgctggcACACggtgttgatccgatcagtagagtaacattcatcccccatttgagacatctatcatttagaaaaaaaaggattaacatcatgtgcgttagtacaattatgaaaatatactagtgaacggtttggacatactctcgtgtcttcatcagtatCCTTCCCGCAtagagtcatgatgtgcaagtagtcgcatacgtagtacccgcgccaatcagttccttgttgttgtctcgcacacttaaggagaaacaaataaattactcaatttagaacaatttgggattctatacttaactagacaaatctttatgaatcaatataccggataatccatgttaacgttcagttcgggcctccattgaccacgtcctttgttatttttcacaaatttttttcaaaccctgcgctcaaagttaagtttaatattcaggaattgttactaacagaaaaaagatttgattgtgcaaactgaacttacctgttcaaggggtctaggatatgttggattgcggactttggatttctcattgagtcaaagactataagattgccggtctctacggaaagtatgagtaaaatccaatgataactgcggatatagatatgatatatacatacatgcattagacgacttagtatttatttagtaatataacagaggattgagacgaccaaggcttacccaaagttgtatggtatgaatatataggatttgtaattttgcctagtcaacgaatcgtacatgttttggcacgtttccttgtaattttcgttgagcactttctggttgactagcaaaggagacatgaagccgatctgatggtgccattcatgttttcggcttctttgggtctcctgtctaaatgatacaatagaaattttataatgcacacatataattatgttcttgttaacaaaaagtattaatgtagaggtaagtgatacttacaaaacccaaatggtgatgatagaggcgtcgagggcttgtcgatggtagatgtgatataaattttcgaagtacacccagaagtcctcctccccgcggaagaaatcatggtcacgatacttgactccaaacattttcccttggtcattcgacattcgcaggtaccatctatgcaaattgaacatctgcgtgcctagacttttctcctcttcctcagtgacaaaagattttccatgctggaatggagtaagaacgggagtGACAGGGATTTCtgcctccacttgccccgttgcctcctctaccGTTAATCTAGTTttagaaagaaatatcgcggcctgtaggtccgcctggagttgtacgtccatcgggtgtaggagtggcaaccctggcatcCGGAGGGGCTCGAatcctttttgttgtgtgccaagctgaggaatggtcttgccacattttttcttcagatttctcaccttgtgtgcttttgtcagagtacgatcatagtccgagggtaagcttttcggttttggtgggttgtctaggtttgcgagaagctttttccctagttctagaagtaccttttccctcggcggggggactttaggcttcaattgttcttttatatatcgagcagtctcctcttccaactcctcagtagttttctcgtaggttaattttctttcgaccatTTTGTGCTTCTtatttgagggtccagccgctgggagggatgctgtctttttctttcctttttctgggtcaggaggagttggagtactcgtgtcCCTTTGTGCcgacggagacggtggtgaaggaggtggttgcggggacggcggtgagggagaccgcggagacgggcgatcggtctgcacgggagccgttgtgcttgcagtaagtttgatgtcggccttgcgccatagaacgaccccgtgcagctCGTCTcgcaatgtcttctctccatcccctccaacgaagtcgagctcaagatcctcattgtttccaactatctactcgactgtgacggaggtgtagccagggggtatcggccttccatgatttgtagtagaaggattcaggggcagggctgacccgtatgcgacatgaatggatatatttcttgctcgcacatgaatcTCGCATAGTGTCGGCATGATGATATCGTCCattggatacctctggtcatctaccgccgtttgctcaatctggggttgctgttccacttgtacgtcgggcgctgctgtggatgcacagctgttgcgtcgctgagagaccgggcttatcacaacatctg
The genomic region above belongs to Panicum virgatum strain AP13 chromosome 8N, P.virgatum_v5, whole genome shotgun sequence and contains:
- the LOC120685944 gene encoding O-methyltransferase ZRP4-like — its product is MALASQALLEAQLDLWQNTFAYVKSMALKSAIDLCIPETIQHHGGSATLSQIATRAMLPPAKIPCLSRLMRVLTATGVFNAQKTRSGISSCEQLLYSLTPMSRLLVGSRNQVPIITASLQSTVVSSLFELGGWLRHELPEPCMFQLRNDHTIWELTDTDPASNALFNNAMDSDTKFIKDIVVNEFGEVFHGVDSMIDVAGGHGAAAHAIVKAFPHLKCGVLDLGHVVADAPNDNNVHYIAGNMFETVPPASMIFLKSVLHDWSDQECVKILKNCKEAIPPRDGGKVVIIDIVIGAGQSDKQREMQVVFDLFIMSINGIERDENQWKKIFFEAEFHDYKITPVLGFRSVIELYP